The genomic region GGATCGGGCGTCTGTTCCAGCAGGCCCAGGCCGATCAGGCTGTGCACCGCCTGGTGCGTCGTCTGACGGGTGACGCCCATCCGCCGCGCCAGCTCGGAGATCGAGGTGCCGTCCGGATCGAGTGTCGCGAAGACCGCGGCCTGCGCGGCGGTCACGGGCTGCTCACCGGCGGCCGTCATGCCGGCCAGCAGGGCGTCGTCGAACCAGCGTTTGGCCTCGCTGAGGAGCTGGGGCATGTTCGGTGCGGTGTCGGCGGTCATGATTCCTCGATGGGCAGGCGGAGCTCCGAGCATAACGACCGGCTGTGCCCGCCCGGCACTCCCGCGTCCGCCCCGCCCGTGATCAGCGGGTACGCGCGCGGGTGAACTCCACGGAGCGTTCGAAACAGTCGATGACCTGCTCGTCGGGAACACCCATCCACAGGTGTTGGGCCCCCTCGACCAGGCGCAGCTCCACGGGTACCCCCGCCTCCCGCAGCGCGTCGGCCAGTCGGACGCTCTGCCGGGTGGGAACAGCGGTGTCGGCCGTCCCGTGCAGCAGGAGGAAGGGAGGGGCCTGCGCGGTGACATGGGCCACCGGACTCGCCGCCCTCGCCCTCTCCGGGTCCGCGCCGGCCGGCGCTCCGAGGAGCCGCGCTTCGTACGTGCCCGGGTCGAGGGCGTCGTAGCGGCCGCCATGGTCCTCGGCGAGGGCGCCCAGATCACTCGGCACGTACCAGCACACGCAGCCGCGGACCGGGGCGATGCCCTCCGCCCGCGCCGAGAGAGCGGCGAGGGCGGCCAGGTGCGCGCCCGCGGACTCCCCCCACAGGACGGTGCGGGACGCGTCCACTCCCAGCTCTTCGGCGCGGGTGTTCAGCCAGCGCAGAGCGGCGGCGACATCGTCCCGCTGGGCGGGGAAGTGCGCCTCGCCGCTGAGCCGGTAGTCGAGGCACGCGACGGCGAAGCCGGCCCGGACGAGACGGGCGAACGGTCCCGGCTGCCAGGAGTGGAGGCGGGGCCCCATGTTGTCCCGCAGGCCGGTGTGCCAGCCGCCTCCGTGCACGAACACGACGAGGGGGACGTGAGTACCGGTGTCCTCCGGCAGCCACACGTCCAGCTCCAGTGGCCTGCGCCCCTCCAGCAGCCGGTAGACCGCTGCGCGCAGCAGCCTCACGCCCGCCGCCGGGCGCGAGGGGGACGGCAGCGGAAGCGCGGCCGGGTCCGGCGGGGCGGGAGGCGAGAAAGGGACGGACGGAGGATCGGAAGACAGTGCCATGGACCTGACTTTCGGTGGGTGTGGGCGTTCCTCGGGACGAGAGCGGCGAGCGAACGGCCTGTCAGTCCTGGGTGCGCCACTGCTGACCGGGCATGAAGTGCACATCGAACTGCTCCGGCACCGTGCCGAACTTCCGCGGCTCGGGGACGTACGGCTCGCGGGGCAGGGTCAGCTCCTCGGTCGGTGTCCCGAGGTTCTCGAAGAAGCGCTCGAAGGTGCCGCCCGGACCTGCGGCCACCCCGATGATCTGGCTGTGATGGCGCTCGATGCGGTAGGCGTGCGGACAGTTCTTGGGTACGAAACCGAAGTCGCCGGTGGTCAGCAGCTTTTCGTACTGCTCACCTTCCTGGTCCTCGACGAAGAGCCGCGCCGCGCCGCTGCCGATGTAGAAGACCTCGTAGGTGTCCGTATGCATGTGGGCGGGGATGATGTCCCCCTTTGCCCCCTCGACGGTGAAGAAGTTGAAGGCGTTCTCGGTCTGCTCCCCACCGGCATAGACGGTCACGAGGTCACCGAAGAGGTGGGCCCGGTCGCCCATTCCCTTCTCGATGAAATACGGCTTGCCCGGCTCAGGGGGGATGTGGGAGCGGGTGCGGTACTGGGTGGCGTACTCCATGGTCATGGTCAACCTCCGGGATCGGCTCCGACTGAAACGTCAGGCTACCTGACAGTCTGCTCGGAGTGAAGGCCGGACGCTCCGGATCCCGCCCGAGGCGGCGGGCGGGGCCGCCCGGCTTACTCGCCGGTCACGGGATCACGCCCGGTGAGGCAGTAGATGCCGCCCGCCGGGTCCCGCATCACCGTCCAGCCGTCGCCGTCGCGCACGAACCCGGCGCCGAGCCCTTCGTGATGCGCCCGGCCGGCCGCCAGGTCCGAGCAGGCCAGATCCAGATGCGCCGAGGCGGGGCGGGGCTCGACCAGGCGCTGGACGAGCAGATGGACGGGCAGGTCCCGCGGCGGGCGGAGCACGTGGAACTCCCGGTGGACGCCCGGGCGCGCATCCCAGCCGGTCAGCGCCGCCCAGAACGCGACCTCCGCGTCGAACAGGGCCGGTGACACGTCGAGGCAGATCTGGTCCAGCCGGCTCGTGGTGCCGCCGGGACCGGTCAGGACCGGCGGCCGCGCCCGCTGGCCCCGCCAGGGCACGACGCAGAAGGGCTGGCCGCCGGGGGAGCGCAGGACGGTCAGTTCCGGCTGTCGGGCCTTTTCCAGCGCGCCCAGCCGAAGGGCTTGTTCGGTGAAGGCGGTCATGTCGTCCACCGCCAGATCGGGATGGGCCCCGCCCTCGTCCCCCACCGCCTGCACCGCGAGGCAGGCGTCGGCTCGCTCCGGGAGCAGGGTGGTGAATTCGCCCCGCTCGCCCCACGGCGTGGAGACCTGGGTGCCGGTGACCGCGCTCCAGAAGCCGGCGGCACGGCCGGCGACTGCCGCGGGCCGGTCGATGAAGGCGTATGTCCAGCGGATCACGGTTCTCCTCTGCTGTGGCTCGGTGCTTCGTCCGGCAGTTCCCATCGTGTCAAAGCGTGGTCTCGCGGCCCCGTTCATCACGCGTTCACCGGTCGGATCCGTCCGCGGCATTCCCCGGCACGCCGCGGGCACCTACGCTCGGCCGCGAACGATCAACGCTGCCGCGCCGTGGTCCGAACGGTGTTGACAACGTTGTCCCTCTCCGTCGGAGGTATCCGAGAACATGCCCTCCAGACCGTCCCCGGCCCGGCGTCTCGCCGCACGGGCCGCCGCGATCGCCCTCGCCTGCACACTCGCCGGAGCCGTCGTGCCGCCGGCCGCCGAGGCCGACGCGCTGGTCGCGCGCCCCACTGCCTACGTGGACCCGATGATCGGCACGGCGAACGGCGGCAACACCTATCCCGGCGCGGTCCGCCCGTACGGCATGATCGCCTGGTCCCCGACCAGCACCACGGGCGACCAGACGAGCACCGGGGCGGCCAACGGTTACGAGTACGGGGTGACCCGGATGCGCGGCCTGAGCCTCACCCATGTCAACGGCGCCGGGTGCAACCCCGGCGCCGCGGGCGACGTACCGATCATGCCGTTCGTCGGCGACGTCACCTCCTCGCCCTCCGCCGACACGAAGGACGCGGTCTACGCGTCCGGCTTCTCGCACGACAACGAGCGCGCCGTTCCCGGCCGTTACACCGTCGGACTGGACTCCGGCGCCACCGCGGACCTGGCCGTCAGTGAGCGTGCCGGAGTGGCCGACTTCAGCTTCCCGGCGGACAGGCCCGCCAATCTGCTCTTCCGGGTGTCCAACTCCCTGAACGGCAGCGAGGACGCCGAGATCGAGATCGACACCGCCCACCGCAAGGTGACCGGTTCGGTGCTCACCGGGGCGTTCTGCGGCAGGCGCGCCAATGGCGGTACCAACAACCGCAAGAGCTACTACCGGCTCTACTTCAGCGCCTCCTTCGACCGGGCCTTCTCCACCACGGGCACCTGGCGCGACGGCACCCTCGCTCCGGGCACCACAAGCGGAAGCGGCGGCGAGGGATACGCCACCGGGGCAGACCGCGCCGGGCGCGGTTCCGGCGGCTGGGTGGGCTTCGACACCACGGCCGACGACGACGTCCGCATGCGGATCGGGATCTCCTACGTCAGCCAGGCCGGCGCCGAGGCCAACCTCCGCCAGGAGATCGCGCCCAGGGCGAGCGTCGACGACGTGGCCCGGGCGGGATCCGCCGCCTGGGACCGCGAACTCGCCTCCGCGCGCATCGGGGGTGGCAGCGACGCGCAGCGCACCGCGTTCTACACCGCGCTGTACCACTCGCTGATGCAGCCGAACCTGATCAGCGACAGGGACGGCCGCTACCCGGGCATGGACGGCAAGCCGCACCGTGTGACGCGTGGCCAGAAGGCCCAGTACAGCAACTTCTCCGGCTGGGACCAGTACCGCGCCCAGATCCAGCTCCTGGCGCTCCTCAAACCCAGGATCGCGGGCGACTTCGCCCAGTCGCTCTACAACTTCGCCCGGCAGAACGGCGGCGTCTGGGACCGTTGGGTGCACGTCAACGGCGCCACACACGTGATGACGGGCGACCCCACGGCCGCCACCCTCGCCACGTTCTACGCGATGGGCGTACGCAACTTCGACTACGAGGGTGCCTTCGAATCCCTGGCGCGGCAGGCCACGGTGCCCCACCCCGACGGCCTGTCCGACGCGGGGTGCCCCGGCCAGTGCACCGGCCAGCGGCCCAATCTCGCCCAGTACCTGGAGTCGCACTACGCGGCCCAGGACGTCTGCCACTGCTGGGGCGGTGCCGCCGAGACGCTGGAGGACGCGGTCGCGGACGCGGCACTCGGCCGGTGGGCCCGGCTGCTCGGGCGCGACGAGGAGGCCGACGCCTTCGAGGAGCGCGGCCTCTGGTGGCGCAACGTCTTCAACCCCGAGGCCGGCGACGGAGCCGGGAACACCGGCTACATCCAGGCGCGCGACCTCGACGGCTCCTGGGTGACCCCCTTCAGCCCGGGCAGCGACCGGGGCTTCGCGCAGGGCACCAGCGCCACGTACACCTGGATGGTCCCGCAGGACGTGCAGGGGCTGGCCGAGGCCATGGGCGGCCGGGACGTGGCGGCCGAGCGGCTGGACGGCTTCTTCCACAAGGCGGACGGCTCCTGGTCGGTCAAGGGCGGTGACGCGCTGCGCTACGACCCCACCAACGAGCCCGGCATCCACGCCCCTTGGCTCTACAACGCGCTGGGGCAGCCGTGGAAGACCCAGGAGACCGTACGGGAGATCGTGAACACCGTCTACGGGACCGGCCCGCGAGGACTGCCCGGCAACGACGACCTCGGCACGATGTCGGCCTGGTACGTCTACTCGGCCCTCGGCCTCTACCCGCAGACACCGGGCAGCGCCACCATGCTGCTGGGCGCGCCGCTGTTCCCGTCCGCGGTGCTGGACCGGCCGCAGGGCGGTGACATCCGGATCAGCGCCCCGGAGGCCGATGCGACACATCCGTACATCGACGCGGTGAGGGTCGACGGACGGACGGCCGACAGGTCGTGGACGGACGCCCGGCTGGTCACCCGTGGAGGGTCGCTGACCTACCGGCTCGCCGACCGGCCGAACACCTCCTGGGCCACAGGACCTGCGGGTCTTCCGCAATAGCACGCCAACCGGCCCCGGTCCGGAACCCGGCGGGCGGCGCGACGCCGCCCGCCGGGCACCGCCTGCCCTATGCGGAGGGTGGGAGAGGTCTCGATTTTCTATCGTTGAAAATTCTGCGTGCACGACCGTTGTCAGCTGTTTGAGGCTGTGGCTCAATGTTCGACTATGTGCAGTGCTCCGCGGTCCGGGGCACTCCGGCTTCTTCGACGAGGACGACGCCTTGATACGACAACTAGCCCGCCCCCGCACGCTTTTCAGATCACTCGCCTGTACGGCGGCGCTGCTGCTCCCGCTCGGGGCCACCCTGGTCCCGGCCGCCGCCGCGGCTCCCGCAGCCCCCGCGGCTGACGCCGCCACCGCCTCGGCGTTCACCAAGGAGGACCCGTCCACCGAGGTGCACGGCCTCAAGGGCGAGTACTTCGCCATGTCCGCCCCGGGCGCCCGTGACTTCGCGAAGCTGGGCGCGACCGCGCTCGACCCGGACATCAACTTTCCCGGGCTGACCGGTGCCTTCGAGTCGGCCACCGGACAGACCGAGCACACCACCGCCCGCTGGACGGGGCAGATCGAGGCCCCGGAGACGGGTGACTACACCTTCTCCGCCATCGGTGACAACGGCTTCCGGCTCTTCATCGACGACAAGGCGGTCATCGACCACTGGGAGCCGGACTGGGACCAGGAGCAGACCAGTGCTCCGGTCGCGCTGAAGGCCGGCGAGACGCACACGTTCCGGCTGGAGATGTTCCAGGACATCGGCGGGGCGAACATGTTCCTGCGCTGGTCGAGCGCGAAGCTCGCCAAGCAGATCGTGCCCGAATCGGCCTTCACCCCGCCGTCCGACTTCGAGGTCTACCCGGTCGGGCTGACCGTCGCCGAGAACGGCCTCAAGGTGCAGGCGACCTTCGACCACGAGGTCAGCGGCATCCAGGACGTCAAGGACCACCTCACCATCGAGGCGGACACGACGCCGATGCCGGTGAAGTCGGTCGCCAAGGCGTCGAACAACCGCAAGGCGCTCGTCGTCACCCTGGGCGCCGCGGTCCAGAAGGGCCAGCAGCTCAAGGTCGTCTACGACGGTGAGGGCGGCCTCAAGAACGGCGACGAGACCGTACCGGAGATCAGCCGCAGGGCGCAGAACCTCTCGACGCACCGGCTCACCACGCCGTGGGGTGACAAGGTCGACCCCAAGAACCCGATGCCCGAGTACCCCCGCCCGCAGCAGGTGCGCGACGACTGGAAGAACCTCAACGGGCAGTGGGAGTTCGCCGGAGCCACCGCCGGTGAGAAGCCGGTCTTCGGGAAGAAGCTCGACGAGCGCATCACCGTGCCCTACCCCGTCGAGTCGCAGCTCTCCGGGCTCGAGCGCCACGAAGACCACATGTTCTACCGCAAGCTCGTCACGGTGCCCAGGAGCTGGTCGGTCGGCAAGCGCGACAAGGACGACCGCCTGAAGCTCAACTTCGGCGCCGTCGACTACCAGGCGCGGGTCTGGGTCAACGGCAAGCAGGTCGCCGAGCACACCGGCGGCTACACCGCCTTCAGCGCCGACATCACCGACGCCCTCAAGGGCAGCGGCCCCCAGGAGATCGTCGTCGCGGTCACCGACACCACCGGCGCCGACCAGCCCACGGGCAAGCAGTCCTCGAACCCCAGCGGCATCTTCTACACCGCCTCCTCCGGTATCTGGCAGACGGTCTGGATGGAGCCCGTCGCTCCGGCCGCCGTCGACTCGCTGACGACCACACCGGACATCGACAAGGGCCGCCTCGCCCTGACGGTCAACTCCGAGGACGCCTCGAAGTCCGCCCGTGTCACCGCCGTCGCCCGCGACAAGAAGGGCAAGGTCGTCGGAACGGTCACCGGCCCTGCCAACAGCGAGCT from Streptomyces sp. QL37 harbors:
- a CDS encoding MarR family transcriptional regulator gives rise to the protein MTADTAPNMPQLLSEAKRWFDDALLAGMTAAGEQPVTAAQAAVFATLDPDGTSISELARRMGVTRQTTHQAVHSLIGLGLLEQTPDPSSARSRIVRTTPEGARAHERAQVMLARIEAVLAERIGPRAGLLRDILTTPWGEPPLLSTLS
- a CDS encoding alpha/beta hydrolase, giving the protein MALSSDPPSVPFSPPAPPDPAALPLPSPSRPAAGVRLLRAAVYRLLEGRRPLELDVWLPEDTGTHVPLVVFVHGGGWHTGLRDNMGPRLHSWQPGPFARLVRAGFAVACLDYRLSGEAHFPAQRDDVAAALRWLNTRAEELGVDASRTVLWGESAGAHLAALAALSARAEGIAPVRGCVCWYVPSDLGALAEDHGGRYDALDPGTYEARLLGAPAGADPERARAASPVAHVTAQAPPFLLLHGTADTAVPTRQSVRLADALREAGVPVELRLVEGAQHLWMGVPDEQVIDCFERSVEFTRARTR
- a CDS encoding quercetin 2,3-dioxygenase, encoding MTMEYATQYRTRSHIPPEPGKPYFIEKGMGDRAHLFGDLVTVYAGGEQTENAFNFFTVEGAKGDIIPAHMHTDTYEVFYIGSGAARLFVEDQEGEQYEKLLTTGDFGFVPKNCPHAYRIERHHSQIIGVAAGPGGTFERFFENLGTPTEELTLPREPYVPEPRKFGTVPEQFDVHFMPGQQWRTQD
- a CDS encoding VOC family protein produces the protein MIRWTYAFIDRPAAVAGRAAGFWSAVTGTQVSTPWGERGEFTTLLPERADACLAVQAVGDEGGAHPDLAVDDMTAFTEQALRLGALEKARQPELTVLRSPGGQPFCVVPWRGQRARPPVLTGPGGTTSRLDQICLDVSPALFDAEVAFWAALTGWDARPGVHREFHVLRPPRDLPVHLLVQRLVEPRPASAHLDLACSDLAAGRAHHEGLGAGFVRDGDGWTVMRDPAGGIYCLTGRDPVTGE
- a CDS encoding GH92 family glycosyl hydrolase, translating into MPSRPSPARRLAARAAAIALACTLAGAVVPPAAEADALVARPTAYVDPMIGTANGGNTYPGAVRPYGMIAWSPTSTTGDQTSTGAANGYEYGVTRMRGLSLTHVNGAGCNPGAAGDVPIMPFVGDVTSSPSADTKDAVYASGFSHDNERAVPGRYTVGLDSGATADLAVSERAGVADFSFPADRPANLLFRVSNSLNGSEDAEIEIDTAHRKVTGSVLTGAFCGRRANGGTNNRKSYYRLYFSASFDRAFSTTGTWRDGTLAPGTTSGSGGEGYATGADRAGRGSGGWVGFDTTADDDVRMRIGISYVSQAGAEANLRQEIAPRASVDDVARAGSAAWDRELASARIGGGSDAQRTAFYTALYHSLMQPNLISDRDGRYPGMDGKPHRVTRGQKAQYSNFSGWDQYRAQIQLLALLKPRIAGDFAQSLYNFARQNGGVWDRWVHVNGATHVMTGDPTAATLATFYAMGVRNFDYEGAFESLARQATVPHPDGLSDAGCPGQCTGQRPNLAQYLESHYAAQDVCHCWGGAAETLEDAVADAALGRWARLLGRDEEADAFEERGLWWRNVFNPEAGDGAGNTGYIQARDLDGSWVTPFSPGSDRGFAQGTSATYTWMVPQDVQGLAEAMGGRDVAAERLDGFFHKADGSWSVKGGDALRYDPTNEPGIHAPWLYNALGQPWKTQETVREIVNTVYGTGPRGLPGNDDLGTMSAWYVYSALGLYPQTPGSATMLLGAPLFPSAVLDRPQGGDIRISAPEADATHPYIDAVRVDGRTADRSWTDARLVTRGGSLTYRLADRPNTSWATGPAGLPQ
- a CDS encoding LamG-like jellyroll fold domain-containing protein translates to MLRGPGHSGFFDEDDALIRQLARPRTLFRSLACTAALLLPLGATLVPAAAAAPAAPAADAATASAFTKEDPSTEVHGLKGEYFAMSAPGARDFAKLGATALDPDINFPGLTGAFESATGQTEHTTARWTGQIEAPETGDYTFSAIGDNGFRLFIDDKAVIDHWEPDWDQEQTSAPVALKAGETHTFRLEMFQDIGGANMFLRWSSAKLAKQIVPESAFTPPSDFEVYPVGLTVAENGLKVQATFDHEVSGIQDVKDHLTIEADTTPMPVKSVAKASNNRKALVVTLGAAVQKGQQLKVVYDGEGGLKNGDETVPEISRRAQNLSTHRLTTPWGDKVDPKNPMPEYPRPQQVRDDWKNLNGQWEFAGATAGEKPVFGKKLDERITVPYPVESQLSGLERHEDHMFYRKLVTVPRSWSVGKRDKDDRLKLNFGAVDYQARVWVNGKQVAEHTGGYTAFSADITDALKGSGPQEIVVAVTDTTGADQPTGKQSSNPSGIFYTASSGIWQTVWMEPVAPAAVDSLTTTPDIDKGRLALTVNSEDASKSARVTAVARDKKGKVVGTVTGPANSELSLPVAKQHLWTPDDPYLYDLEVTLKDGRSKDTVDSYFGMRSFGVAKVGGYQKLVLNGKPFFSLAQLDQGFYPDGLNTAPSDDALVFDLKAQKDLGFNSVRKHIKVEPARWYYHADQLGLLVWQDFVSGNLTGEKGQKAFLDQGAEMMEQLHNYPSIGAWIVFNEGWGEWDRTETGKITEKVQAADPSRVVSAHSGVNCCNSKGDSGKGDIIDHHDYNNTDPAFPDETRAAMDGEHGGFTLRIPGRMWPGAPTAIYSGVADKDALTAKYVDNTRTYYLEAAGAELSGSIYTQVTDLENELNGLWTYDRREIKVDAAKVRKINQEVIAAGAAAGERDEVKGGGAWSLDENKGTKAADSGPNHKDLTLSEGASWTPGVQGSALKFNGEGQYAQTDGPVVDTTGDYTVSAWASLDALPGNYGTVVSQDGRRQENPFYLQYGQGGFAFSTPGAHRARLEIEPELGRWYHLVGVRSGDEIKLYVDGKLASTAAAGTADVSSGALSVGRAKWSGGNTDFWNGSVDQVKVYDKALTDQEVTALHDGEQP